A section of the Pseudanabaena mucicola str. Chao 1806 genome encodes:
- the mnmA gene encoding tRNA 2-thiouridine(34) synthase MnmA — MSNITSATEQITQQTQAQIREKVVVGLSGGVDSSVAAAILHRAGYDVTGLTLWLMRGKGQCCSEGMVDAARLCEELGIHHEIVDSRDVFEENIINYLVTGYAAGYTPLPCSRCNKAVKFTPIMNYAREKLGINKIATGHYAKINFNAESGRYELRRADDDTKDQSYFLYEVGQEELSCCVFPLGDTTKVETRKIAAEFGLATAQKPESMDLCLVEANGSMKAFLDKYLTPIQGKIVDTNGNVLGEHDGTYHYTIGQRKGLGVAAANPLYVIALDPIKNEVIVGDRSEAHDNECTINQLNWVSMAPTDVPFHAEVQVRYRTVPASATVIPLSGDQARIVFDEPQFSITPGQAAVFYRNDLLLGGGLIESKI, encoded by the coding sequence ATGTCAAACATAACCTCAGCCACAGAGCAAATTACCCAACAAACTCAAGCTCAAATTAGAGAAAAGGTAGTTGTCGGTCTATCAGGCGGTGTAGATAGTTCTGTTGCCGCCGCCATATTACATCGTGCAGGATATGATGTCACAGGCTTGACGCTGTGGTTAATGCGTGGCAAAGGGCAATGCTGTTCTGAAGGAATGGTCGATGCAGCGCGTCTATGTGAAGAACTAGGCATTCATCACGAAATTGTCGATAGCCGTGATGTCTTTGAAGAAAATATCATCAATTATCTCGTTACCGGCTATGCGGCAGGCTACACCCCTCTGCCCTGTTCGCGCTGCAACAAAGCTGTAAAATTTACTCCCATAATGAACTATGCGCGTGAAAAATTAGGCATCAATAAAATTGCTACTGGACATTATGCCAAGATCAATTTCAATGCTGAATCAGGTCGCTATGAGTTGCGTCGGGCTGATGATGATACTAAGGATCAGTCCTATTTTCTCTATGAGGTCGGACAGGAAGAATTAAGCTGCTGTGTTTTTCCGCTAGGTGATACCACAAAAGTAGAAACGCGCAAAATCGCCGCCGAATTTGGCTTAGCCACTGCCCAAAAGCCCGAAAGTATGGATCTCTGCCTTGTGGAAGCTAATGGCTCTATGAAAGCTTTTCTGGATAAGTATCTCACACCTATCCAAGGCAAAATTGTTGATACCAATGGCAATGTATTAGGTGAGCATGATGGCACATACCACTACACCATAGGTCAACGCAAAGGTTTAGGTGTTGCTGCCGCTAATCCTCTCTACGTGATTGCTCTCGACCCGATTAAAAATGAAGTGATTGTGGGTGATCGCTCAGAAGCCCATGATAATGAATGCACGATCAATCAATTGAATTGGGTATCGATGGCTCCCACTGATGTCCCCTTTCATGCAGAGGTGCAAGTTCGTTATCGTACCGTTCCTGCGAGTGCTACAGTAATTCCGCTATCAGGCGATCAAGCCCGCATCGTCTTTGATGAACCTCAATTTAGTATTACCCCTGGACAAGCGGCTGTGTTTTATCGAAATGACCTGCTGCTCGGAGGCGGACTGATCGAGTCCAAAATATAA